One window of the Balnearium lithotrophicum genome contains the following:
- a CDS encoding nitrous oxide-stimulated promoter family protein codes for MGAIEREKETIRKMVEIYCWKKHKRKRGELCPECEKLLLYAFKRLELCPFGEDKPTCKKCPVHCYLPEYREKIKQVMRFSGPRLLIYSPLDWIVHEFKEKVFMKLNPSNR; via the coding sequence TTGGGAGCCATTGAAAGGGAAAAAGAGACTATAAGAAAGATGGTTGAAATCTACTGTTGGAAGAAGCACAAAAGGAAAAGAGGGGAGCTCTGTCCTGAATGTGAAAAACTCCTACTCTATGCATTCAAGAGGTTAGAGTTATGTCCTTTTGGAGAAGATAAACCTACTTGCAAAAAGTGCCCCGTTCACTGCTACCTGCCTGAATATAGAGAAAAAATAAAACAAGTTATGAGATTTAGCGGTCCAAGACTTTTAATTTACAGTCCCTTAGACTGGATTGTCCACGAATTTAAGGAAAAAGTATTTATGAAGCTAAATCCCTCAAACCGTTAA
- a CDS encoding Crp/Fnr family transcriptional regulator — translation MEFLKKIPLFKELTEHQIESIKKISTIKKYDKGKTLFSPYDRAEFFFILKSGAVKVFKTSKGKEQIIRIFDKPNLFGEAASFTGTNFPAWAETIEDSEILLIPRKEFLEIIRNDPEIGMKLLSVMAQRLIHLTNVIESLSLKTALSKVSSYILRKYENEGEEINFSTGIAAMELGLTKETVSRMLSKLKKLGLIEKEGGRILIKNLNGLRDLAS, via the coding sequence GTGGAGTTTCTAAAAAAAATTCCTCTTTTTAAGGAGTTAACTGAACATCAGATAGAGAGCATAAAGAAGATTTCAACTATAAAAAAGTATGACAAAGGAAAGACCCTCTTTTCCCCTTACGATAGAGCCGAGTTTTTCTTCATTCTTAAAAGTGGAGCTGTGAAGGTATTTAAAACTTCAAAGGGAAAGGAACAGATAATAAGGATTTTTGATAAACCAAATCTTTTTGGAGAGGCTGCAAGCTTTACAGGAACGAACTTTCCTGCTTGGGCAGAGACGATTGAAGATTCTGAAATATTACTCATACCAAGGAAGGAGTTTTTAGAAATAATAAGAAACGACCCTGAAATTGGAATGAAACTCTTATCCGTAATGGCTCAAAGACTAATCCACTTAACTAACGTTATAGAAAGTCTTTCCCTTAAAACAGCTCTTTCAAAGGTTTCCTCCTACATATTAAGGAAGTATGAAAATGAAGGGGAGGAGATAAACTTCAGTACAGGCATAGCTGCGATGGAGTTGGGGCTCACTAAGGAAACAGTTTCGAGAATGCTTTCAAAACTTAAAAAGTTAGGTTTAATTGAAAAGGAAGGAGGAAGGATTTTAATTAAAAATCTTAACGGTTTGAGGGATTTAGCTTCATAA